Proteins encoded together in one Felis catus isolate Fca126 chromosome B3, F.catus_Fca126_mat1.0, whole genome shotgun sequence window:
- the LOC111560972 gene encoding translation initiation factor IF-2-like, with the protein MGVHAPGRVAVSVNQCLTTRSRPPGSRLPRPARPRPGLPVGWPARGPLPASSPGPGREDGSQAVAGPPGPLRVPSLAGQLEPRWEKPLAAPSAWTNTAASQDSGATALGPRLRARQPARSPTGLVGPEARPLAPAGDEASGGLEHRRSEGDGPCRIAGPGISHSRWGNRDSREGGHTARPPAWPGRAPARGLFLALAWPGPLKDTLLLGPSVSSRDKPEGCFPGVLLGTSRKRPRPDPLPRGPLPPPQHLPSAPIYDGKSRP; encoded by the exons CACCTGGGCGCGTGGCAGTAAGCGTAAATCAGTGTCTAACGACGCGCTCCCGCCCACCGGGCTCGCGGCTCCCCCGGCCGGCACGACCCCGGCCCGGGCTCCCGGTCGGCTGGCCTGCGCGGGGCCCTCTGCCCGCGTCGTCCCCGGGCCCAGGCAGAGAGGACGGCTCACAGGCTGTGGCCGGGCCTCCGGGCCCTCTCCGCGTCCCCAGCCTGGCCGGGCAGCTGGAACCGCGTTGGGAGAAGCCGCTCGCCGCGCCGTCTGCTTGGACAAACACGGCCGCGTCCCAGGACAGCGGTGCCACGGCTCTCGGGCCACGCCTGCGTGCCAGGCAGCCAGCTCGAAGCCCCACGGGGCTGGTGGGTCCTGAGGCCCGGCCCTTGGCCCCGGCGGGAGACGAAGCCAGCGGTGGGCTTG AACACAGACGCTCGGAGGGAGACGGGCCCTGCAGGATCGCTGGTCCAGGCATCTCCCAcagcagatggggaaaccgagacTCCAGAGAAGGGGGGCACACGGCGAGGCCCCCCGCCTGGCCTGGGAGGGCACCTGCCCGTGGGCTATTTCTGGCCCTGGCGTGGCCTGGGCCGCTGAAGGACACCTTGCTTCTCGGTCCTTCGGTGTCCTCCCGAGACAAGCCAGAAGGATGCTTTCCCGGGGTGTTATTGGGCACCTCCAGAAAGCGGCCGCGCCCCGACCCGCTGCCCAGggggcccctgcctccccctcagcACCTCCCCAGCGCCCCAATTTACGACGGGAAGAGCCGTCCCTGA